The proteins below come from a single Caulobacter flavus genomic window:
- a CDS encoding GFA family protein: MSKHVGGCQCGRVRFEVEADLAETITCNCSRCGKLGSVLAFAPIEQFTLLSGEDALTEYRFNTGKIQHLFCADCGIESFARGEAPNGARMAAINVRCVDGVDVFALEPQQVDGKSF, encoded by the coding sequence ATGAGCAAGCATGTCGGCGGCTGCCAGTGCGGCAGGGTCCGTTTCGAGGTCGAGGCCGATCTGGCGGAGACCATCACCTGCAACTGTTCGCGCTGCGGCAAGCTGGGCTCGGTCCTGGCTTTCGCGCCCATCGAGCAGTTCACGCTGCTGTCGGGCGAGGACGCCCTGACCGAATACCGGTTCAACACCGGCAAGATTCAGCACCTGTTCTGCGCCGACTGCGGCATCGAATCCTTCGCCCGCGGCGAGGCCCCCAACGGCGCGAGGATGGCGGCGATCAATGTCCGCTGCGTCGACGGCGTCGACGTCTTCGCCCTTGAGCCGCAGCAGGTGGACGGCAAGTCGTTCTGA
- the rpsB gene encoding 30S ribosomal protein S2 translates to MALPEFSMRQLLEAGAHFGHQTHRWNPKMDRYIFGSRSNIHIIDLSQTIPLLHQALVKVREVAAAGGRVLFVGTKRQASDPVATAAKRCAQYYVNHRWLGGTLTNWRTVSGSIARLRELEGIMVGEGQGRSKKELLQLTRERDKLELSLGGIKDMGGIPDIMFVIDTNKEAIAILEARKLNIPVVAILDTNCDPDGITYPIPGNDDAARALQLYCDLIADAVLDGLAAGQAASGVDLGASVAPIEPALARELTPEAAPEAAAPEAAAEEVAAPAADESAAG, encoded by the coding sequence ATGGCTCTTCCCGAATTCTCCATGCGTCAGCTCCTGGAAGCCGGCGCCCACTTCGGCCACCAGACCCACCGCTGGAACCCGAAGATGGACCGCTACATCTTCGGTTCGCGCTCGAACATCCACATCATCGACCTGTCGCAGACCATCCCGCTGCTGCACCAAGCGCTGGTGAAGGTCCGTGAAGTCGCCGCCGCCGGCGGCCGCGTGCTGTTCGTCGGCACCAAGCGCCAGGCCAGCGACCCGGTCGCCACCGCCGCCAAGCGCTGCGCCCAGTACTACGTGAACCACCGCTGGCTCGGCGGCACCCTGACCAACTGGCGCACCGTCTCGGGCTCGATCGCCCGCCTGCGCGAGCTGGAAGGCATCATGGTCGGCGAAGGCCAAGGCCGTTCCAAGAAGGAACTGCTGCAGCTGACCCGCGAGCGCGACAAGCTGGAGCTGTCGCTGGGCGGCATCAAGGACATGGGCGGCATCCCCGACATCATGTTCGTGATCGACACCAACAAGGAAGCGATCGCGATCCTCGAAGCCCGCAAGCTGAACATCCCGGTCGTCGCCATCCTCGACACCAACTGCGATCCGGACGGCATCACCTATCCGATCCCGGGTAACGACGACGCCGCCCGCGCCCTGCAGCTGTACTGCGACCTGATCGCCGACGCCGTCCTGGACGGCCTGGCCGCCGGTCAAGCCGCCTCGGGCGTCGACCTGGGCGCTTCGGTCGCTCCGATCGAGCCGGCCCTGGCTCGCGAACTGACCCCGGAAGCTGCTCCGGAAGCCGCCGCTCCTGAAGCGGCCGCCGAAGAAGTCGCCGCCCCGGCCGCCGACGAATCGGCCGCCGGCTGA
- the tsf gene encoding translation elongation factor Ts — MAEITAALVKELREKSGVGMMDCKKALAENNGDIEASIDWLRAKGLSKAAKKADRAAAEGLVAIAVSENGAGETATAVEVNAETDFVSRNDLFQVAARQIAGAALGTDGSIEAITGAKLAGGETVQDHLTNLIATIGENMMVRRAAKHSVENGVVASYVHNATAPDLGRIGVLVALESTAGDKAALRELGRKIAMHVAATAPLSLSPEDLDPAAIEREKAVFTEQALESGKPPAVIEKMIDGRIRKFLEEVVLLKQAFVMNPDQTVEQLVAESGKTLGAPITVKGFTRLALGEGVEKKQDDFAAEVASMTGQA, encoded by the coding sequence ATGGCTGAGATCACGGCTGCGCTGGTCAAGGAACTGCGCGAGAAGTCCGGCGTCGGCATGATGGACTGCAAGAAGGCCCTGGCCGAGAACAACGGCGACATCGAGGCCTCCATCGACTGGCTCCGCGCCAAGGGCCTGTCCAAGGCCGCCAAGAAGGCCGATCGCGCCGCCGCCGAAGGCCTGGTGGCCATCGCCGTGTCGGAAAACGGCGCGGGTGAAACCGCCACCGCCGTCGAAGTGAACGCCGAAACCGACTTCGTGTCGCGCAACGACCTGTTCCAGGTCGCCGCCCGTCAGATCGCCGGCGCCGCCCTGGGCACCGACGGCTCGATCGAAGCCATCACCGGCGCCAAGCTGGCCGGCGGCGAGACCGTGCAGGATCACCTGACCAACCTGATCGCCACGATCGGCGAGAACATGATGGTCCGCCGCGCCGCCAAGCACAGCGTCGAGAACGGCGTCGTCGCCTCGTACGTCCACAACGCCACCGCGCCGGACCTGGGCCGCATCGGCGTGCTGGTCGCCCTCGAGTCGACCGCCGGCGACAAGGCCGCCCTGCGCGAACTGGGCCGCAAGATCGCCATGCACGTGGCCGCGACCGCCCCGCTGTCGCTGTCGCCGGAAGATCTGGATCCGGCCGCCATCGAGCGTGAAAAGGCCGTGTTCACCGAGCAGGCTCTGGAGTCGGGCAAGCCGCCGGCGGTCATCGAGAAGATGATCGACGGCCGCATCCGCAAGTTCCTGGAAGAAGTCGTGCTGCTGAAGCAGGCCTTCGTCATGAACCCGGACCAGACCGTCGAGCAGCTGGTCGCCGAGTCCGGCAAGACCCTCGGCGCGCCGATCACCGTGAAGGGCTTCACCCGTCTCGCCCTGGGCGAAGGCGTGGAAAAGAAGCAGGACGACTTCGCCGCCGAAGTCGCCTCGATGACCGGCCAGGCCTAA
- the pyrH gene encoding UMP kinase produces the protein MSDPTPAKPYRRLLLKVSGEVLMGDTPYGIDTNTVQSVALDIAEIVKSGVELCLVIGGGNIFRGMAGAAKGMERSSADYMGMLATVMNALAMQDALERIGVETRVQSAIPMATVCEPYIRRRAQRHLEKGRVVIFAAGTGNPFFTTDTAAALRAAEMQCDALFKGTSVDGVYTADPKKDPTAQRYDRLTYMDVLAKDLRVMDASAVALMRDSNIPIVVFSIKGRGNLLSVLRGEGTHTVVANA, from the coding sequence ATGTCCGATCCCACCCCCGCCAAGCCGTACCGTCGTCTTCTGCTCAAGGTTTCCGGCGAAGTGCTGATGGGCGACACGCCCTACGGGATCGACACCAACACCGTTCAATCCGTCGCCCTGGACATCGCCGAGATCGTAAAGTCGGGCGTCGAGCTGTGCCTGGTGATCGGCGGCGGCAACATCTTCCGCGGCATGGCCGGCGCGGCCAAGGGCATGGAGCGCTCCAGCGCCGACTACATGGGCATGCTGGCCACCGTGATGAACGCCCTGGCCATGCAGGACGCCCTCGAGCGCATCGGCGTGGAGACGCGCGTGCAGTCGGCCATCCCGATGGCCACGGTCTGCGAGCCGTACATCCGCCGCCGCGCCCAGCGTCACCTCGAGAAGGGCCGCGTGGTGATCTTCGCCGCCGGCACCGGCAACCCGTTCTTCACCACCGACACCGCCGCCGCCCTGCGCGCCGCTGAAATGCAGTGCGACGCCCTGTTCAAGGGCACCAGCGTCGACGGCGTCTACACCGCCGATCCCAAGAAGGATCCGACCGCTCAACGCTACGACCGCCTGACCTACATGGACGTGCTGGCCAAGGACCTGCGCGTCATGGACGCCTCGGCGGTCGCGTTGATGCGCGACAGCAACATCCCGATCGTCGTGTTCTCGATCAAGGGGCGGGGCAACCTGCTCAGCGTGCTGCGTGGCGAAGGCACGCACACCGTCGTCGCGAACGCCTGA
- the frr gene encoding ribosome recycling factor → MAAAEKPVLSRYKDRMDKAVLALKDEFGSLRTGRASASLLDQVMVDAYGSSTPLNAVASVSVPEPRQINVSVWDRGVVVSVEKAIRASGLGLNPVVEGQNLRIPIPPLTEERRKDLSKIAGKYAEQQKIAVRNVRRDANDDLKKAEKDSAINEDERKKMETEVQKLTDEAIKRIDEALKTKEQEIMQV, encoded by the coding sequence ATGGCCGCCGCCGAAAAGCCCGTCCTTTCCCGCTACAAAGACCGCATGGACAAGGCCGTGCTCGCCCTGAAGGACGAGTTCGGCTCCCTGCGCACCGGCCGCGCCTCGGCCAGCCTGCTCGACCAGGTGATGGTCGACGCCTACGGTTCCAGCACGCCGCTGAACGCCGTGGCCTCGGTCAGCGTGCCCGAGCCCCGTCAGATCAATGTCAGCGTCTGGGATCGCGGCGTCGTCGTCTCGGTCGAGAAGGCCATCCGCGCCTCGGGCCTGGGCCTGAACCCGGTGGTCGAGGGCCAGAACCTGCGCATTCCGATCCCGCCGCTGACCGAGGAGCGCCGCAAGGATCTCTCGAAGATCGCCGGCAAGTACGCCGAGCAGCAGAAGATCGCCGTCCGTAACGTCCGTCGCGACGCCAACGACGATCTGAAGAAGGCCGAGAAGGACAGCGCCATCAACGAGGATGAGCGCAAGAAGATGGAAACCGAGGTCCAGAAGCTGACCGACGAGGCGATCAAGCGCATCGACGAGGCCTTGAAAACCAAGGAACAAGAGATCATGCAGGTCTGA
- the uppS gene encoding polyprenyl diphosphate synthase — translation MSPKTGLQTKTARPGGEAGAGLHAAIIMDGNGRWAKRRGMPRALGHRAGVNALKRTVEGAPSAGVGVLTVFGFSTENWRRPAQEVSELMGLLKAYVESDLERLSREGVRVRIIGRRTGLSPDVLEVIERAERRTAHNDSFLLQVAFNYGGQADIADAARRFAEQVERGEARAADLDERMFGSFLSTSAAPAPDLIVRTSGEHRISNFLLWECAYAELVFQDVLWPDYGPEHLAAAVAEYRSRDRRYGGIAADDVAVAG, via the coding sequence ATGTCGCCGAAGACCGGCCTGCAGACCAAGACCGCGCGCCCCGGGGGCGAGGCCGGCGCGGGACTGCATGCGGCCATCATCATGGACGGCAACGGCCGGTGGGCCAAGCGACGCGGCATGCCGCGCGCGCTGGGTCACCGGGCCGGCGTCAACGCGCTGAAGCGTACGGTCGAGGGCGCGCCCTCGGCCGGCGTCGGCGTGCTGACGGTGTTCGGCTTTTCGACCGAGAACTGGCGTCGTCCGGCCCAGGAGGTCTCCGAACTGATGGGCCTGCTGAAGGCCTATGTCGAATCGGACCTCGAGCGGCTGAGCCGCGAGGGCGTCCGCGTGCGGATCATCGGTCGGCGGACCGGCCTGTCGCCCGACGTGCTCGAGGTGATCGAGCGGGCCGAGCGTCGCACCGCCCATAACGACAGCTTCCTGCTGCAGGTGGCCTTCAACTACGGCGGCCAGGCCGACATCGCCGACGCCGCGCGCCGCTTCGCCGAGCAAGTGGAGCGGGGCGAGGCGAGGGCGGCCGACCTGGACGAGCGGATGTTCGGGAGCTTCCTGTCGACCTCTGCCGCGCCGGCCCCCGACCTGATCGTCCGCACCAGCGGCGAGCACCGGATCTCGAACTTCCTGCTGTGGGAATGCGCCTACGCCGAACTGGTGTTCCAGGACGTGCTGTGGCCCGACTACGGCCCCGAGCACCTGGCCGCCGCCGTCGCGGAGTATCGTAGCCGGGACCGGCGCTATGGAGGCATTGCGGCCGATGACGTCGCCGTCGCCGGCTAA
- a CDS encoding phosphatidate cytidylyltransferase, with the protein MTSPSPAKRFNWSNLGTRVASATVLVPTVVAAVWFGQVWFLLLLAVCTALLAREWGMMSAPKAPVGVAVAVGVAVLISLVAAFRGHYILTWPLAGAGAVAAALLARGAVERRADAAYGVIYIAPACITLLWLRLSPAGLSWTLMLFAVTWFADIFAYVTGSILKGPKLWPRFSPNKTWSGFFGGLLAAALAAVGVDLLAEILPRLPDTDLTWPVAAVIGFLGGLATMTGDLWESMLKRRFGVKDSGDLIPGHGGLLDRVDGLMFAAIVVAAVRLFDQWGWLP; encoded by the coding sequence ATGACGTCGCCGTCGCCGGCTAAGCGCTTCAACTGGAGCAATCTGGGTACGCGCGTGGCTTCGGCCACGGTGCTCGTGCCCACGGTCGTGGCCGCCGTGTGGTTCGGCCAGGTGTGGTTCCTGCTGCTGCTGGCCGTCTGCACGGCCCTGCTGGCGCGCGAATGGGGCATGATGAGCGCGCCCAAGGCGCCGGTCGGCGTCGCCGTCGCCGTCGGCGTGGCGGTGCTGATCTCGCTCGTCGCGGCCTTCCGCGGCCACTACATCCTGACCTGGCCGCTGGCCGGCGCCGGCGCGGTCGCCGCCGCCCTGCTGGCCCGCGGCGCGGTCGAGCGCCGGGCGGACGCCGCCTACGGCGTGATCTACATCGCGCCGGCCTGCATCACCCTGCTGTGGCTGCGCCTCAGCCCGGCGGGCCTGTCCTGGACCCTGATGCTGTTCGCGGTGACCTGGTTCGCCGATATCTTCGCCTATGTGACGGGCAGCATCCTGAAGGGCCCGAAGCTGTGGCCCCGCTTCTCGCCCAACAAGACATGGTCGGGCTTCTTTGGCGGCCTGCTGGCCGCGGCCCTGGCGGCGGTCGGCGTCGACCTGCTGGCCGAGATCCTCCCGCGCTTGCCCGACACCGACCTGACCTGGCCGGTGGCCGCCGTCATCGGTTTCCTCGGCGGGCTGGCGACCATGACGGGCGACCTGTGGGAATCGATGCTCAAGCGCCGGTTCGGCGTGAAGGATTCCGGCGACCTGATCCCTGGCCACGGCGGCCTGCTGGACCGGGTCGACGGCCTGATGTTCGCCGCCATCGTCGTGGCGGCCGTGCGCCTGTTCGACCAGTGGGGATGGCTGCCTTGA
- the dxr gene encoding 1-deoxy-D-xylulose-5-phosphate reductoisomerase encodes MAALTTRKVVVLGSTGSIGVSTLDLFEQSKVPVEILALAAGRNVERLAQQALRWRPKLAVIEDEALLGELRERLAGSGVEAAAGPAAVAEAAAMGADWVMSAIVGAAGLAPTLAAARTGAVVALANKESLVCAGPELLRIAREAGGTVIPVDSEHSAIFQVLQPACLDRVARLILTASGGPFRTWTREQMASATPEQAIAHPNWSMGAKISVDSASMMNKGLEMIEASYLFDTPEERIGVVIHPQSVIHSLVEYTDGSTLAQLGPPDMRSPISYAYSWPERLSWPAKPLDLGAYAQLTFEDPDLSRFPLLGVAREALRLGGGAPTAMNAANEVAVAAFLDRQIGFLDIAASVEGTLERMNGLGDLAVTAGDVLDTAVMIDGSARRIAAEVVAQKRH; translated from the coding sequence ATGGCTGCCTTGACCACGCGTAAGGTGGTGGTGCTCGGTTCGACCGGCTCCATCGGCGTTTCCACCCTCGATCTGTTCGAGCAGTCCAAGGTTCCGGTCGAGATCCTGGCCCTGGCGGCCGGGCGCAACGTCGAGCGCCTGGCGCAGCAGGCGCTGCGCTGGCGGCCCAAGCTGGCGGTGATCGAGGACGAGGCCCTGCTTGGCGAGCTGCGCGAGCGCCTGGCTGGCTCGGGCGTCGAGGCCGCCGCCGGTCCGGCCGCCGTGGCGGAAGCCGCGGCCATGGGCGCCGACTGGGTGATGTCGGCCATCGTCGGCGCGGCGGGCCTGGCGCCCACCCTGGCGGCCGCCCGCACCGGCGCCGTCGTGGCCCTGGCCAACAAGGAAAGCCTGGTCTGCGCCGGTCCCGAACTGCTGCGCATCGCCCGCGAGGCGGGCGGCACGGTGATCCCGGTCGATTCCGAGCATTCGGCGATCTTCCAGGTGCTGCAGCCGGCGTGCCTCGACCGCGTAGCTCGCCTGATCCTCACCGCCTCGGGCGGTCCGTTCCGCACCTGGACCCGCGAGCAGATGGCCTCGGCCACGCCCGAGCAGGCGATCGCCCACCCCAACTGGTCGATGGGCGCGAAGATCTCGGTCGATTCCGCCTCGATGATGAACAAGGGTCTCGAGATGATCGAGGCCTCCTACCTGTTCGACACTCCCGAGGAGCGGATCGGCGTCGTCATCCACCCGCAGTCGGTGATTCACAGCCTGGTGGAATACACCGACGGCTCGACCCTGGCGCAGCTGGGGCCGCCCGACATGCGCAGCCCGATCTCCTACGCCTATTCCTGGCCAGAGCGCCTGTCCTGGCCGGCCAAGCCCCTGGATCTGGGAGCTTACGCCCAGCTGACCTTCGAGGATCCGGACCTGTCGCGCTTCCCGCTGCTGGGCGTCGCGCGCGAGGCCCTGCGCCTGGGCGGCGGGGCTCCGACGGCGATGAACGCGGCGAATGAAGTCGCCGTCGCGGCTTTCCTTGACCGGCAGATCGGCTTTCTCGATATTGCCGCGTCGGTTGAGGGGACGCTTGAACGCATGAACGGGTTGGGGGACCTCGCCGTAACGGCTGGTGACGTTCTTGATACAGCCGTCATGATCGACGGTTCCGCTCGCCGTATTGCGGCCGAGGTTGTCGCTCAAAAGCGGCATTAG
- a CDS encoding M50 family metallopeptidase: MIGLLIAIVSMVIVLSVVVTVHELGHYWAARACGVAIDRFSIGFGAPLVSWRDKRGVEWRIASIPLGGYVRFAGDENAASVPDQNDLDAMKREIADREGDAALKQYFHFKPVWQRAIIAAAGPIANFILAILVFAVMLVTIGDLKTQVIVNQVEPGSAAAAAGFRPADVIVRMDGRTVENYREVQSYVALRAKLPVRFTVQRAQQTLDLTATPVLVEQKDEIAGRVKVGRLGVALTGRGYLEKSSPLMAIPHATVQVWDMLKTIGFYLGRLVTGQLPADQISGIIGIGKTAGAVTQASVEGAPDLKTMIVRTVASQAILIASLSVSIGFMNLLPIPVLDGGHLLLYAYEAVFRRPLRADFQAAGFRAGLALILCFMLFAAWNDLNRYDVFKFIGGLFT; encoded by the coding sequence ATGATCGGTCTTCTGATCGCGATCGTGTCCATGGTCATCGTGCTGTCCGTCGTCGTGACGGTGCACGAGCTGGGACACTATTGGGCCGCGCGGGCCTGCGGGGTGGCGATCGATCGCTTCTCCATCGGCTTTGGCGCGCCCCTGGTGTCGTGGCGCGACAAGCGCGGCGTGGAATGGCGGATCGCCTCGATCCCTTTGGGCGGCTACGTGCGCTTCGCCGGCGACGAGAACGCCGCCAGCGTGCCCGACCAGAACGACCTCGACGCCATGAAGCGCGAGATCGCCGATCGCGAGGGCGACGCGGCGCTCAAGCAGTATTTCCACTTCAAGCCGGTCTGGCAGCGGGCGATCATCGCCGCGGCGGGGCCGATCGCCAATTTCATCCTCGCCATCCTGGTGTTCGCCGTGATGCTGGTCACGATCGGCGATCTGAAGACCCAGGTGATCGTCAACCAGGTCGAGCCGGGCAGCGCCGCCGCCGCCGCCGGCTTCCGGCCCGCCGACGTGATCGTCAGGATGGATGGCCGCACGGTCGAGAACTACCGCGAGGTTCAGAGCTACGTGGCCCTGCGGGCCAAGCTGCCGGTGCGCTTCACCGTGCAGCGGGCCCAGCAGACGCTGGACCTGACCGCGACCCCGGTGCTCGTCGAGCAGAAGGACGAGATCGCCGGCCGGGTGAAGGTCGGCCGCCTGGGCGTCGCGCTCACCGGGCGCGGCTATCTCGAGAAGTCCTCGCCCCTGATGGCGATCCCGCACGCCACCGTGCAGGTCTGGGACATGCTCAAGACCATCGGCTTCTATCTGGGCCGCCTGGTCACCGGTCAGCTGCCGGCCGACCAGATCAGCGGCATCATCGGCATCGGCAAGACCGCCGGCGCGGTGACCCAGGCCAGTGTCGAGGGCGCGCCGGACCTGAAGACCATGATCGTCCGCACGGTCGCCAGCCAGGCGATCCTGATCGCCAGCCTGTCGGTCAGCATCGGCTTCATGAACCTGTTGCCGATCCCGGTGCTGGATGGCGGCCATCTGCTGCTCTACGCCTACGAGGCCGTCTTCCGGCGTCCTCTGCGGGCCGACTTCCAGGCCGCCGGTTTCCGCGCGGGCCTTGCCTTGATCCTGTGTTTCATGCTGTTCGCGGCCTGGAACGACCTCAACCGCTACGACGTGTTCAAATTCATCGGCGGCCTGTTCACGTGA